One window of the Notolabrus celidotus isolate fNotCel1 chromosome 23, fNotCel1.pri, whole genome shotgun sequence genome contains the following:
- the slc3a2a gene encoding solute carrier family 3 member 2a, with translation MSKDTEIDLKEVELNELDPEKQPMTGDGQAAAAEKNGSVKVKVPEEEVTFTGLSKDELMKVAGTPGWVRTRWVLLVLFWLGWVGMLAGAIVIIVQAPRCKPIPAMSWWNEGPLYQIPDVDAFSDGIEGVGAKLDEINQLKVKALILGPFHTVQKDQKETLNLEVIDPLMANVDALTPVLEKAHKKGISVVLDLTPNYKGEAPWFSPSSVDDDVIDKVKAAAEHWIGLGVDGIKISDFTLASKSLEWPKLQAAIQGNRTEETKKKVLMGVVNNITAAQLSLLANTTGIDLVLSDLLSKTEGKQRIQDLDVLSSQQMSMGWGLGATQRDQLSKSTGLIRLYQLLLLTMPGVPVFTYGDEIGLNAQGGESPKMVWDIEKEPVDGAAVNETAEAERKERVSVKKWFKTLSELRGKERSLIHGDYYSLYSSESSLAFLRLWDQSIRYVTAVNWGTTPEKITFALTPTEGVELPETAEVTQSTDEKLEVGSSVSLDSITLEPGQAVLLQFPYTG, from the exons ATGAGTAAAGACACAGAGATTGACTTGAAGGAAGTGGAGCTCAATGAGCTGGACCCTGAGAAGCAGCCGATGACCGGCGATGGTCAGGCTGCGGCCGCAGAGAAAAATGGAAGTGTCAAGGTGAAGGTTCCCGAGGAGGAGGTTACCTTCACCGGCCTGTCCAAAGATGAGCTGATGAAGGTTGCTGGCACTCCAGG ATGGGTCCGAACACGTTGGGTGCTCCTTGTCCTGTTTTGGCTTGGTTGGGTTGGCATGCTGGCTGGAGCCATTGTGATCATCGTCCAAGCCCCTCGCTGCAAACCCATCCCAGCAATGAGCTGGTGGAACGAAGGACCTCTGTACCAGATCCCTGATGTTGATGCTTTCTCAGATGGAATTGAAG GCGTTGGAGCAAAGTTGGACGAGATCAATCAGCTGAAGGTGAAAGCCCTGATTCTTGGCCCATTCCACACTGTCCAGAAAGACCAGAAAGAAACCTTGAATCTGGAAGTGATCGATCCACTCATGGCGAACGTGGATGCCCTGACTCCTGTGCTAGAGAAGGCCCACAAGAAGG GTATTTCTGTGGTGCTTGATCTGACTCCAAACTACAAGGGAGAGGCTCCCTGGTTCAGCCCCTCAAGTGTTGATGACGATGTAATCGATAAGGTCAAG GCGGCAGCAGAGCACTGGATAGGTTTGGGCGTTGATGGCATCAAGATATCTGACTTTACTTTGGCATCAAAGTCTCTTGAGTGGCCGAAGCTGCAGGCTGCCATCCAGGGCAACCGCACTGAGGAAACTAAGAAAAA gGTTCTGATGGGTGTGGTTAATAACATCACAGCTGCACAGCTGTCTTTGCTAGCAAACACCACGGGTATAGATCTTGTCCTGTCAGACCTGCTCAGCAAAACTGAAG GTAAGCAGCGCATCCAGGACCTGGATGTTCTCAGCTCTCAGCAGATGAGTATGGGCTGGGGTCTCGGTGCCACCCAAAGGGACCAGCTATCAAAGTCTACAGGTCTGATCCGTCTCTACCAACTTCTGCTGCTCACCATGCCTGGAGTCCCAGTGTTCACCTACGGAGATGAGATTGGTTTAAATGCACAG GGTGGAGAGTCTCCTAAAATGGTTTGGGACATAGAGAAAGAACCTGTTGATGGAGCTGCTGTCAATGAGACTGCTGAG GCTGAGCGAAAGGAGCGTGTTTCTGTGAAGAAGTGGTTTAAAACCCTCAGCGAGCTGCGAGGCAAAGAACGCTCTCTCATCCATGGCGACTACTACTCCCTCTACTCTTCCGAATCGTCCCTCGCTTTCCTGCGGCTGTGGGACCAAAGCATAAGATACGTAACAGCTGTGAACTGGGGAACAACACCCGAGAAGATCACATTcgcactcacacctacag AAGGAGTAGAGTTGCCAGAGACGGCCGAGGTGACTCAGTCGACTGATGAAAAGCTGGAGGTGGGTTCCAGCGTCAGCCTGGACAGCATCACTCTAGAACCAGGGCAAGCTGTCCTGCTGCAGTTCCCCTATACAGGCTGA